TTCCCTTCTGCGATTATGGTTATAAATGATAATAGTTATCATTATTGAAATAATATCCTGCCGTGATTAACAGAAGCAATGGGTTTTTAACGCAGCGTTAATAAAAGGTAAAATTAACCGGAGAATGGCCGAATACCGCCCATCATCGCGGGCTGTGCACTGAGGTAAAGCAGGACGCCGGAGCCAACTAAAATCAGCCCGCCAGCAAACGCCAGAAGAGAAAAAGCCGCACGTTGCCACACGGGCGATGTGCGGTTTGCGCCTAAGCGCTCAACAACACGACGGCAGTAAAAAACCAACACGGCCAGCGCCGAGATCGTAATCGCCGTTCCGGCAGCCATCACCAACGCAGAGGCGATGCCCCACAGATAGACGCCAATCACTTTAGAGAAAAGCAGCACCAGAATAGCGCCTGAGCACGGGCGCATCCCCATCGCCAGCACAATCATCAGACGCGTACGCCAACTGCTATCACGCTCAAGCTCCTCATTGCTCGGGAGATGGCGATGCCCACAGCCACAATCGGCATCGTGCTGATGAAGAGAATGAGACGGTGCAAGACGTCGATGAGTGGGTTCATTAAGTGGCGTCATGCGCAAAATCGTCGCCGGTTTAGGCTGCCGCGCTAGCACGATATATAGCTGTTTCAGCGCACGGAAACAGAGCAATAGCCCCAACCCCGCCACCAACACGAAGCTCCCCTTTTCCATCCAGAAACTGCTGTTATGCAGCGTTCGGCTCGATAGCTGCAAGATCCCCAATACTAAGGTCACCAGCGCGACTGCCATCCCCCCCTGAACCAGTGAGGCAGCACATGTTAACTTCAGGCTGCTTTTCAGCTTCGACGGGTGTGTCGCCAAATAGGTCATGATGACAACTTTACCGTGCCCCGGTCCGACAGCATGGAGCACGCCATACACCAAACTGAACATCATCAAACTCAGCCCTGCCTGATGTGGCTGCTGTTCCACCATCTGCAACAGATGTGACATCTGCTGGTGCAGCGATTTCTGCCAGATCGCACTTTGCAGCACAATTTGCGGCCAATATCCCACAATGTAATGTAGCGCCGCCGCCAGCAGCGCCAAAAATAGCCACAGCGGCCATAGATCGCGCAATCGGCTTAACAACGGGCGCTGACGTGGCAACGATCCGAGGTTCACTGACATTCCAACGTCACCCGCTGTGCAAATTGTTTCCCCAGCTCCATATCTTCATCCGGCGCATCGTTCTTATCCAGCGACAGCGCATAGGATTGCAGTTCAGCGTTAGGTTCCGGCGTGACGAGCGAGGTTTTGCAACGTGAAGCCAGCGCAGGTGCGAGCGTAACGGCCTTGTCATTCTGGTAGGACATATCGACAAAGTAGGTAGGATCGTAAGTAGAAATCAGCAAAGGCTTGCCCGCCAGCGGCTGTGGATGCGCCAGCGGCAGCACAAACTCCAGTACTGCCTGATTGCCTTTGCGGGAAAGATGATACTCCGTTGGCATCGGTGCATATTTCACGGGCTGACCATCACGATAAATATCGGTGAAATAGTGCTGCCCTAACACATTCGCCATCACTTCCGCCGCCAGCTTTTTCCAGACTTCAGAATCCTTTTTCGCCTTTCCTGCGTCATACAGCAAGTCGGCAGACGTGATAGGGTCCATCGTCCACTGCATACGTAAACCGGTGATGTTGTCGTTCTGGCTTTCAACTGTCGTTTGCATATCAATAAAACTGTGTGGGTGAGCGAAAACGGGTTGGCAGAGTGCCAAGCCTATCATTAGCAACGGTATCTGACCGCAACCACGTTTTAAAGCGTTATAATGTAACATTACTTTCACCACGATGTGTTACGCCACACTCTCTTATACTTTTGCGACAGTGTGATAGCTTACAGACGGTCGGATAAACAGGGCCGGAACGGCCAACAGCGCCATTACCCAAAACGTACCGCCCTGCACATGATCAAACAAGAAGCCGGACACCATGGTCATCACTGCAATACTCCCCCCCATCGCCAACGCGGAATATACCGCCTGCAATCGCAATACGTCACCTCCGCTGCGTGCCGCAATAAAGCGCATGGCGGCCAGGTGGCAGACGGTAAACGTACCGCAGTGCAATATCTGTATCACAATCAGCCACGGCAGAGCTACCGTCGCCCCCATCAAACCCCAGCGCACCACGCCGCATACCGCGGAAAGCAGCAGGAGCTGTCTGGCGCTCCAGCGTCGGAACAGGCGCTGGCTAAAGGTAAAGATGACGATCTCCGCGACAACCCCCAGCGACCAGAGATAACCAATAATCGAGGCGGAATAGCCTGAATCCTGCCAATAAATCACGCTGAAACCGTAGTAAGCCGCATGCGCCCCCTGTAACAGAGACACACAAAGCAGAAAACGCCATACCGCCGATTCACTCAGCAATTTTTTCCACGGCGTGACACTGGCAGATTGCGCCGTAGACGCGGTGGCCTGTGGCATCACACTCGGCCGGAACAGCATACCAAGCAGCATGGCGACAAGACCCGCACTCAGGATCGCCAAAATGGCGGGATGCCCCCAAATCGCCACCAGTTCCCCCGTCACAGCAGAGGCGATAACAAAGGCAATCGATCCCCACACGCGAACCTTACCGTAATCCATCACCACCTGCTTTTGCCACGTGGCAGCCAACGCATCAGTCAGCGGCACCAGCGGCGCAAAAAACAGATTAAACCCGATCATGACGACCATCAGCCACAGCCAGGCATTACCCAGCCAAAAGCCGACGACCAGCGCCAATGACAGCAGCGCCAGACCACGTAATACCGTAATTAATTTGGACGGATCTTTCACGCTGGGCGTAATGACCAAGCTGCCGATGAAGCGCGCCACCAGCCCCGCCCCCAACAGCATACCTATCGACTCTGCGGACAGTCCCTCACCTTTCAACCACCCGCCCCAAAACGGTAGGAAAACACCATAACAAAAAAAGTAGGTGAAATAGCTCAGCGCCAGCCAGCGCGTCGATTGCAAAACCATGATGTCTCCCTTTCGATGATGAACACTTCCGCTCACCATCCTACAAACAGTCACAAACACAACGTGTATAATTTCCCGCTGAAAGTGCGCCAGCATTTTTTTGCTAGCACTTCTTTTTGCCAGTGACTTTTTTTGCTGGTTACTGTGTCAGAGTGCATGCGGCGGCGCAACGCGTTATTCGTCATTACACGTGAACAGGTATATCGGCCTGTAAGGATGGCGGCCAGGGATGGCACGCCATAAAAAAACGTAGGGAACGTTTTTCAACGTCGCTTGCGACGGCCCGCAGGGTGGTGGCCAGGGATGGCCACCATAAAAAACGCCAGCACACAGGCTGGCGTTTAGGACATGTTCCGACAGTGATGTCAGAGACTATGTTGGATTATGCGTAAACCGGGAAGCGGGCGCAGATATCCAGAACTTTTTGCTTCACACGTTCAATGGTCGCTTCGTCGTTGATGTTGTCCAACACATCAGCGATCCAACCAGCCAGTTCACGCACTTCTGCTTCTTTAAAGCCGCGACGCGTTGCCGCTGGCGTACCGATACGGATACCGGAAGTCACGAACGGGCTCTTCGGATCGTTAGGCACGCTGTTTTTGTTCACGGTGATATTTGCACGACCCAGCGCAGCATCCGCTTCTTTACCGGTCAGGTTTTTGCTAACCAGATCCAGCAGGAACAGATGGTTGCTGGTCGCGCCGGAAACCACGTTGAAGCCACGTGACAGGAAGACCTCTACCATTGCTTTGGCATTCTTCGCGACCTGCTGCTGATAAACCTTGAATTCAGGCTCCATCGCTTCTTTCAGTGCAACCGCTTTACCCGCGATAACGTGCATCAACGGGCCGCCCTGACCGCCAGGGAAAACAGCGGAGTTCAGCTTTTTATACAACTCTTCGTCGCCGCCTTTCGCCAGAATCAGGCCACCGCGTGGGCCAGCCAGCGTTTTGTGCGTGGTGGTGGTCACGATGTGCGCATGAGGAACCGGGTTAGGGTAAACATCTGCGGCAATCAGACCAGCAACGTGTGCCATATCAACAAACAGGTAAGCACCGATGCTGTCAGCAATTTCGCGCATCTTCGCCCAGTCAACCACGCCAGAGTAAGCAGAGAAACCGCCGACGATCATTTTTGGCTTGTGCGTACGCGCCAGCTCAGCCATTTCGTCGTAGTCGATCTTGCCGCTTTCGTCGATGCCGTAAGGAATGACTTTATACAGTTTACCGGACAGGTTAACCGGAGAACCGTGCGTCAGGTGGCCACCGTGCGCCAGGTTCATACCCAGAATGGTGTCGCCCGGTTGCAGCAGCGCGGTGTAAACAGCAAAGTTAGCCTGAGAGCCGGAGTGCGGCTGCACATTGGCATAATCGGCACCGAACAGCGCTTTCGCACGGTCGATCGCCAATTGCTCAACGATGTCCACATACTCACAGCCGCCGTAGTAACGTTTGCCCGGATAACCTTCAGCATACTTGTTCGTCAGCTGAGACCCTTGAGCCTGCATAACGCGTGGGCTGGTGTAGTTTTCTGACGCAATCAGTTCAATGTGCTCTTCCTGACGCACCACTTCTTGCTCCATTGCTTGCCACAGGTCGGCATCATAATCGGCAATGTTCATTTCACGCTTTAACATCCGGATCTCCTGACTCAGCTAACATAAATATACTGGAAATTGATGGCCCATTTGGGAATTGGCCTACCCTCTTGGGGAATGACGTATAGTGTAAACCGTTTTTCCCTCATGAAGATAGGTCTTGACAGAGGTTTTTACGCAAACGATTAGCTACAGGCAGCGCAAGGCTTCAGCAAATATAAGTTGTGTCGCGACAAACGGATTTTTCTTCATTCTCATCCTGCTATTTCTTCATGTTATTCCCTCTTACCCACGCTAAAAACCCCTACCTCCAAAAAGGTAATTTACAGCGACAGACAAACCCAATAAGATGCATTAAAAATACAACTTATAAATTAAAACCAATAAATAAGGAGTCACCATGCTGGATAACCAGACTATCGCCATCGTTAAATCGACCATTCCTCTGCTGGCGGAAACCGGCCCAAAACTGACCGCGCATTTTTACGATCGCATGTTTACGCATAATCCAGAGCTTAAAGATATTTTCAACATGAGCAACCAACGCAATGGCGATCAGCGGGAGGCGCTGTTCAACGCGATTTGTGCTTATGCAACGAATATTGAAAACCTGGCCGCGCTGCTGCCTGCGGTTGAGCGCATCGCCCAGAAGCATGCCAGTTTTAACATTCAGGCCGATCAGTATCAGATTGTGGGTAATCACTTATTGGCAACGCTGGATGAATTGTTTAGCCCCGGTAAGGACGTGCTGGATGCCTGGGGTAAAGCCTATGGCGTACTGGCTAGTGTCTTCATCCAATGCGAAGGCGATATCTACCGCAGCACCGCAGCAAAAAACGGCGGCTGGAGCGGTGTGCGACCTTTCCGTATTGTGAAAAAGCAGCCGCAAAGTTCAGTGATTACCAGCTTCACACTGGAACCCACCGACGACCAGCCTATTGCTGATTTTCAGCCGGGCCAATATCTGGCGGTTTACATCAAGCATGACAGTTTTGCCAATCAGGAAATTCGCCAATATTCTCTGACCCATGCACCGAATGGAAAGTCTTATCGGATTGCAGTTAAACGTGAATCACAAGGCGCTGTTTCCGGCTATCTGCATGATACCGCTCGTGAAGGCGATATCATCCATCTGGCCGCTCCGCATGGCGACTTCTTCCTTGATATTCCCACTACCACACCGGTTGCTCTGATTTCAGGTGGCGTAGGGCAAACACCGATGCTGGGCATGCTACATACGCTAAAACAGCAAGGCCACCAGGCTAAAGTATTATGGCTGCACGCGGCAGAAAACGGCGCAACGCATGCGTTTGCTGATGAGATAGAACAGACGGGGCAAGCGCTGCCGCAGTTTCAGCACCACATCTGGTATCGGGTGCCACAGCAGACCGATCGCCCAGGCGAAGATTATCATCACAACGGGCTGATGCAGTTGGCTTTGCTAAAAGAGGAATTGACCACACCAGATATGCACTATTACCTGTGCGGTCCTGTAGTTTTCATGCAGTTCATCGCACAGCAGTTGCTGGCAATCGGCACCCCGGCTGAGCAACTGCATTATGAATGTTTTGGTCCGCATAAAGTTGTCTAACCCTCATTGATAACGGATCAAACCCAAAGGTCGCTTTTTGCGGCCTTTTTTTCGTCTACCAAAACACCGCCGTCCCAGAAACACTTTAGCGATCACAATTTTATATGCCGATACACGGGTACTCCGCTAAAAAAGAGGTGGGTCACAAAAAAACAGACATTATTAAAATAACATTTCATTTTTAATGAATGATTATTTCATCAAAAGAACCTGCGTTTAGGCATCGCCCTTGAATCAGCTTGGGTGCACAATAAAAGCGCCGATGTTCTCTCTAAAGGCCGTGACAAGAACGCTAAAAAACAACGTTCTTTCTTTGATAACACTTGGGTTCATTAACCGTTTTCGATTAACCAACAAGGGATATGTTTGACCATGGCAAAACGTTTTTCAGAAAGTATGGCTTTAGCGTTGATACTTTCCGCCCCTTTCACATTCGTACACGCTAAAGCTCCCGCCGCTGCACACCAGACCGCCGCACCAGAGAGCGCTAAATTGCTGTCAGGTTCAACGCTAGGTGAAAAAACGGGGTTATCCGGTAGTGTCACTGCACGGGATATTCATCTCCCCGCCACCATCATTATCAGAGACCAACAGGGCCAGAAGCGGCAAACGCAGACCGATGAGCAAGGGACATATCACCTTGATGTTTCAGGTCTCACGCCCCCGTTACGAGTTTTAGCCATTGAATCCGGTGGTAATAACTGCCTGCTAAATAATATTTCCCGTGCAATCTGCCTGTCTGCCGTCGCACCTTCACTGCATGACGGTAAAGAAAATATCGCCAATATCAACCCACTGACCGACCGCATTACCTCAGATATCGCGGTAGCAGCGGGTTACATCGGCCCACAGCAGCTCACCGACGACACGGCCTCACCAACGCTGGATGCCGCGGCATGGAAAACCGCCTACACCGATTTTCATGCTGGTTTTAATGGTGCGCTAAAACAGGTTGGTATCAGCGCCCCCGCGCGTTTCGATCCCCTAACCTATCCCGCAGGCCAGCAGGACGCCGTCACCAAAATCGTCAACGTCATTAACCATAACCGCAATTATCACAACAATACGGGCTACTCCGGCCATACCGTGCTGACCGACAGCGCATTTCACCCGATTGTCGGCCTGAATGATAAAGGCGACTATGAACCGTTAGATTATCGCTCTGCCCGCCAAAGCCTGGATGACATCCAGAAAGCACAAACCCGTATTTTCCTCGTTGGCGATTCAACCGCAGCCACTTATGAAAAAATACGCTTCCCACGTATGGGATGGGGCCAGGTTTTTGAACAACAGTTCAGTAAAAACAGCAGCGTGAAAGTCGTCAATGGTACGCGTGCAGGACGCAGCTCACGCGACTATTTTTACGAGGGCTGGTTCCGCCA
The window above is part of the Pectobacterium araliae genome. Proteins encoded here:
- a CDS encoding nickel/cobalt transporter, which translates into the protein MSVNLGSLPRQRPLLSRLRDLWPLWLFLALLAAALHYIVGYWPQIVLQSAIWQKSLHQQMSHLLQMVEQQPHQAGLSLMMFSLVYGVLHAVGPGHGKVVIMTYLATHPSKLKSSLKLTCAASLVQGGMAVALVTLVLGILQLSSRTLHNSSFWMEKGSFVLVAGLGLLLCFRALKQLYIVLARQPKPATILRMTPLNEPTHRRLAPSHSLHQHDADCGCGHRHLPSNEELERDSSWRTRLMIVLAMGMRPCSGAILVLLFSKVIGVYLWGIASALVMAAGTAITISALAVLVFYCRRVVERLGANRTSPVWQRAAFSLLAFAGGLILVGSGVLLYLSAQPAMMGGIRPFSG
- a CDS encoding DUF1007 family protein — encoded protein: MLHYNALKRGCGQIPLLMIGLALCQPVFAHPHSFIDMQTTVESQNDNITGLRMQWTMDPITSADLLYDAGKAKKDSEVWKKLAAEVMANVLGQHYFTDIYRDGQPVKYAPMPTEYHLSRKGNQAVLEFVLPLAHPQPLAGKPLLISTYDPTYFVDMSYQNDKAVTLAPALASRCKTSLVTPEPNAELQSYALSLDKNDAPDEDMELGKQFAQRVTLECQ
- a CDS encoding 3-phenylpropionate MFS transporter produces the protein MVLQSTRWLALSYFTYFFCYGVFLPFWGGWLKGEGLSAESIGMLLGAGLVARFIGSLVITPSVKDPSKLITVLRGLALLSLALVVGFWLGNAWLWLMVVMIGFNLFFAPLVPLTDALAATWQKQVVMDYGKVRVWGSIAFVIASAVTGELVAIWGHPAILAILSAGLVAMLLGMLFRPSVMPQATASTAQSASVTPWKKLLSESAVWRFLLCVSLLQGAHAAYYGFSVIYWQDSGYSASIIGYLWSLGVVAEIVIFTFSQRLFRRWSARQLLLLSAVCGVVRWGLMGATVALPWLIVIQILHCGTFTVCHLAAMRFIAARSGGDVLRLQAVYSALAMGGSIAVMTMVSGFLFDHVQGGTFWVMALLAVPALFIRPSVSYHTVAKV
- the glyA gene encoding serine hydroxymethyltransferase, producing the protein MLKREMNIADYDADLWQAMEQEVVRQEEHIELIASENYTSPRVMQAQGSQLTNKYAEGYPGKRYYGGCEYVDIVEQLAIDRAKALFGADYANVQPHSGSQANFAVYTALLQPGDTILGMNLAHGGHLTHGSPVNLSGKLYKVIPYGIDESGKIDYDEMAELARTHKPKMIVGGFSAYSGVVDWAKMREIADSIGAYLFVDMAHVAGLIAADVYPNPVPHAHIVTTTTHKTLAGPRGGLILAKGGDEELYKKLNSAVFPGGQGGPLMHVIAGKAVALKEAMEPEFKVYQQQVAKNAKAMVEVFLSRGFNVVSGATSNHLFLLDLVSKNLTGKEADAALGRANITVNKNSVPNDPKSPFVTSGIRIGTPAATRRGFKEAEVRELAGWIADVLDNINDEATIERVKQKVLDICARFPVYA
- the hmpA gene encoding NO-inducible flavohemoprotein, with translation MLDNQTIAIVKSTIPLLAETGPKLTAHFYDRMFTHNPELKDIFNMSNQRNGDQREALFNAICAYATNIENLAALLPAVERIAQKHASFNIQADQYQIVGNHLLATLDELFSPGKDVLDAWGKAYGVLASVFIQCEGDIYRSTAAKNGGWSGVRPFRIVKKQPQSSVITSFTLEPTDDQPIADFQPGQYLAVYIKHDSFANQEIRQYSLTHAPNGKSYRIAVKRESQGAVSGYLHDTAREGDIIHLAAPHGDFFLDIPTTTPVALISGGVGQTPMLGMLHTLKQQGHQAKVLWLHAAENGATHAFADEIEQTGQALPQFQHHIWYRVPQQTDRPGEDYHHNGLMQLALLKEELTTPDMHYYLCGPVVFMQFIAQQLLAIGTPAEQLHYECFGPHKVV
- the paeY gene encoding pectin acetylesterase PaeY yields the protein MAKRFSESMALALILSAPFTFVHAKAPAAAHQTAAPESAKLLSGSTLGEKTGLSGSVTARDIHLPATIIIRDQQGQKRQTQTDEQGTYHLDVSGLTPPLRVLAIESGGNNCLLNNISRAICLSAVAPSLHDGKENIANINPLTDRITSDIAVAAGYIGPQQLTDDTASPTLDAAAWKTAYTDFHAGFNGALKQVGISAPARFDPLTYPAGQQDAVTKIVNVINHNRNYHNNTGYSGHTVLTDSAFHPIVGLNDKGDYEPLDYRSARQSLDDIQKAQTRIFLVGDSTAATYEKIRFPRMGWGQVFEQQFSKNSSVKVVNGTRAGRSSRDYFYEGWFRQMQPLMKEGDFLFIQMGHNDQNCNGAKEIRGPADVANLCTYPNDAAGKKQAPQGKADMSFQTSLERYITFARQHKLTPVLLTPTTRVKTAEGKNGTPAVHSHFTKQNADNGYAFVGDYSQTIKDTAEDNKVILLDVEPATIALANQGNSNHWKQYWLVIDPKKYPYYRDQAGSLSKPDTTHFQQKGAIAVAGIVANAIRQEPALAALAEKTVSKHK